The Coleofasciculus sp. FACHB-T130 genome includes a window with the following:
- a CDS encoding OB-fold-containig protein — protein sequence MLFHSANLPYWMFLGMGVLLFLLVIVSGGGDSDVDADIDADIDTDVDVIDVDTDTAGSFNSLEILGWLGIGKAPLILLLGTDFSLWGVIGWMLNVWVGSLTGGIPYRFFGLGGVVLLSSMAISLFLGGLISRPLGKIFAAFGEDASSDRLIGCFGTVSSAFIPHKHRGKIGQVDVIDSARNLVTISATLPDWATVLPRRNEKVLVIERLEHHYLVVAKDSPDQEHWLENAHKIK from the coding sequence ATGCTGTTTCATTCAGCCAACCTACCCTACTGGATGTTTCTAGGGATGGGAGTCCTTTTATTCCTATTGGTGATTGTTTCCGGTGGAGGAGACTCCGACGTAGATGCCGACATAGACGCTGACATAGATACCGACGTAGATGTTATCGACGTAGACACCGACACGGCTGGTAGCTTCAACTCCTTGGAAATTTTGGGATGGTTAGGCATTGGCAAAGCGCCGCTAATCCTATTATTAGGAACTGACTTTAGCCTATGGGGTGTCATCGGCTGGATGCTCAATGTTTGGGTTGGTAGCCTCACAGGTGGCATCCCCTACCGTTTTTTTGGGTTAGGGGGAGTGGTGTTATTAAGTTCAATGGCAATCAGCTTGTTTCTAGGGGGGTTGATTTCTCGACCTCTGGGAAAAATCTTTGCTGCCTTTGGGGAAGATGCCAGTAGCGATCGCTTAATTGGTTGTTTCGGTACGGTAAGTTCTGCCTTTATTCCCCATAAACACAGAGGCAAAATTGGTCAGGTAGATGTCATCGATTCAGCGCGCAATCTAGTCACCATCAGCGCCACTTTACCTGATTGGGCAACTGTTCTCCCGCGTCGCAATGAAAAAGTCTTAGTCATTGAACGTTTGGAACACCACTATTTAGTCGTCGCCAAAGATAGTCCCGATCAAGAACATTGGCTAGAAAATGCACACAAAATCAAGTAG
- a CDS encoding DUF3038 domain-containing protein, producing the protein MPSIVKTPTTPTPRWEDLPLASAPDPVQLDNIKAQLDLILLALEALAGIGSDAILQAAAQLNLESMVADRVALWRLRQSNPMRKSSGGRKKLDVEEARSLVLIICHLAGQQQELIRRAVALLEQLAEQNREPHEASLLGDYLDAFSNTYQERMEEEENVSSDALSHLALKLLIDLLFYSSPNGHRRLWLALLDRAR; encoded by the coding sequence ATGCCCTCCATCGTGAAGACACCAACGACGCCAACCCCCCGCTGGGAGGATTTACCCCTTGCTTCCGCGCCAGATCCCGTACAGTTGGACAATATCAAAGCCCAACTGGATTTAATTTTATTGGCGCTCGAAGCATTGGCAGGCATCGGTTCCGACGCGATACTCCAAGCCGCAGCTCAATTGAATTTAGAGTCAATGGTGGCAGATCGGGTGGCTTTGTGGCGATTGCGCCAGTCTAACCCCATGCGGAAGAGTTCGGGAGGGCGGAAAAAGTTAGATGTGGAGGAAGCGCGATCGCTTGTTTTAATCATCTGTCACCTTGCCGGACAGCAGCAAGAGCTAATCCGACGTGCCGTTGCCTTGCTCGAACAGCTAGCCGAGCAAAACCGGGAACCCCACGAAGCTTCTTTACTAGGAGATTATCTTGATGCCTTCAGCAACACTTACCAGGAACGCATGGAGGAAGAAGAAAATGTATCGTCCGACGCTTTGAGCCACTTGGCATTGAAACTTCTGATCGATCTCCTGTTCTACAGTAGCCCCAATGGTCATCGGCGTCTCTGGTTAGCACTTTTGGATCGCGCCCGCTAG
- a CDS encoding endonuclease MutS2 translates to MIQSETLELLEWPRLCQHLSTFAATKLGAIAANHLQIPATQPESLQLIAQTQEIYQLENRISPGLSFEGIQDIGDSLERAELQGILAGEELLAIATTLAGVRRLRRIIDDQEDVPVLKALVADIRTYPELEQEINHCIDERGDVADRASAKLGGIRIQLRQLRARIHQILQGILQRQANAVQEQTIKQRGDRFVIPVKAPQKDAIPGIVHDTSGSGATLFIEPNAIVQLGNQLRQVRRQEQVEEEAIRQALTVQVAAVKPDLEQLLAVATTLDLATARARYSYWLEANPPRFIERTAPEGQGNREEESEESPAENQKSKIENSITLRQLRHPLLVWQQRHENGGAVIPVDLLIQPEIRVVTITGPNTGGKTVTLKTLGLAALMAKVGLFVPAREPVELPWFDLVLADIGDEQSLEQSLSTFSGHIRRISRITEGMTPNSLVLLDEVGAGTDPAEGSALAIALLQYLADHANLSIATTHFGELKALKYEDERFENASVEFDDRTLSPTYRLLWGIPGRSNALTIARRLGLKGEIVEQAQTYVGGASEDINQVIAGLEAQRRNQETKAQEASQLLQQAERFYQEVSRKAAALQEREQQLKLSQERAVQEALIQAKGEIAQVIRRLQQGPATAQDAQSATNALNEIAERHLLPSPPPKPKPGFKPKTGDRVRIPRLGQTAEVLSNPDAEGQMSVRFGLMKMTVSLEDIESLDGQKPDPIAKAKPAATPKEPPAPPKPQPTIRTSKNTVDIRGSRVPDAEMALEKAIAQAMDAGCLWIIHGKGTGRLRDGVHEFLKQHPLIERFELAGTPEGGTGVTIAYIK, encoded by the coding sequence TTGATTCAATCTGAGACCTTAGAATTACTCGAATGGCCCCGCCTGTGTCAGCATTTGTCTACCTTTGCTGCCACGAAGTTGGGCGCGATCGCTGCCAATCATCTGCAAATCCCAGCGACTCAGCCAGAGAGCCTGCAACTGATCGCCCAAACTCAGGAAATTTACCAGTTGGAGAATCGTATTTCTCCAGGGTTGAGTTTTGAAGGAATTCAGGATATCGGAGATTCTCTGGAACGGGCGGAACTTCAGGGAATTTTAGCGGGGGAAGAGTTGCTAGCGATCGCGACCACTCTGGCTGGAGTCAGGCGTCTGCGGCGCATTATTGACGATCAAGAAGACGTGCCAGTGCTGAAAGCGCTGGTTGCCGATATCCGCACCTATCCAGAATTAGAGCAGGAAATTAACCACTGTATCGATGAGCGGGGAGACGTAGCCGATAGGGCGAGTGCCAAACTTGGCGGAATTCGCATCCAACTGCGACAGCTGCGCGCTCGCATTCATCAGATATTACAGGGGATTTTGCAGCGCCAAGCGAATGCAGTGCAGGAACAGACGATCAAACAACGGGGCGATCGCTTCGTGATCCCCGTCAAAGCACCTCAAAAAGACGCCATTCCCGGCATCGTCCACGACACTTCCGGTAGCGGCGCGACGCTATTTATCGAACCGAATGCGATCGTGCAATTGGGAAATCAATTGCGGCAGGTACGGCGTCAAGAACAAGTGGAAGAAGAAGCCATCCGCCAAGCGTTGACGGTACAAGTGGCAGCTGTGAAGCCAGATTTAGAGCAGTTGTTGGCAGTGGCGACCACTTTGGATTTGGCAACCGCTAGGGCACGATACAGCTATTGGTTAGAAGCGAATCCTCCTAGATTTATCGAACGCACTGCGCCAGAGGGGCAGGGGAACCGGGAAGAGGAGTCTGAAGAATCCCCAGCCGAGAATCAAAAATCGAAAATCGAAAATTCGATCACCCTGCGCCAGTTGCGCCATCCTTTATTGGTCTGGCAGCAGCGGCACGAAAACGGGGGTGCAGTCATACCCGTAGATTTACTGATTCAGCCGGAAATTCGGGTCGTAACGATAACAGGGCCGAATACCGGCGGCAAAACTGTTACCCTAAAAACCCTGGGATTAGCCGCACTAATGGCAAAGGTGGGGTTATTTGTTCCGGCGCGGGAGCCGGTAGAATTGCCTTGGTTTGATTTGGTGCTGGCAGATATTGGTGACGAACAATCTTTAGAGCAGAGTTTATCGACTTTTTCTGGGCATATTCGTCGCATCAGCCGAATTACCGAGGGAATGACCCCAAATTCCCTTGTTTTGCTAGATGAAGTGGGAGCGGGAACCGATCCGGCAGAAGGGAGTGCTTTAGCGATCGCGCTTTTACAATATCTCGCTGACCATGCCAATCTCAGCATTGCCACCACTCACTTCGGCGAACTCAAAGCGCTCAAATATGAAGACGAACGCTTTGAAAATGCCTCGGTAGAATTTGACGATCGAACCCTCAGCCCCACTTATCGCCTGTTGTGGGGAATTCCAGGACGTTCTAACGCCCTGACGATTGCGCGACGCTTGGGATTGAAGGGGGAAATTGTCGAACAAGCGCAAACTTATGTGGGTGGTGCTTCAGAAGACATCAACCAAGTGATTGCTGGACTGGAAGCCCAACGGCGCAATCAAGAAACTAAAGCCCAAGAAGCCAGTCAGTTGTTGCAGCAAGCAGAGCGTTTTTATCAGGAGGTATCGAGAAAAGCCGCCGCTTTGCAGGAACGGGAACAGCAGCTCAAACTGTCCCAGGAACGCGCTGTGCAGGAAGCCCTGATTCAAGCCAAAGGAGAAATCGCCCAAGTCATTCGGCGGTTACAGCAAGGTCCAGCTACCGCTCAAGATGCCCAAAGTGCAACCAACGCCTTGAATGAAATTGCCGAACGTCATCTTTTGCCCTCGCCGCCCCCCAAACCCAAGCCGGGATTTAAACCAAAAACAGGCGATCGCGTCCGGATTCCCCGCCTAGGACAAACCGCCGAAGTGCTGAGCAATCCCGACGCAGAGGGTCAGATGAGCGTGCGATTTGGGTTAATGAAAATGACCGTCTCCCTCGAAGATATCGAATCTTTGGACGGTCAAAAACCCGATCCCATCGCCAAAGCCAAACCGGCGGCGACTCCAAAAGAGCCACCCGCACCTCCCAAACCACAACCGACAATTCGCACCTCCAAAAATACCGTCGATATTCGGGGGAGTCGAGTGCCGGATGCCGAGATGGCATTAGAGAAAGCGATCGCGCAAGCGATGGATGCGGGCTGTTTGTGGATTATCCACGGAAAGGGAACCGGACGGCTGCGAGATGGTGTCCACGAATTCTTGAAACAGCATCCTCTCATCGAGCGTTTTGAATTAGCTGGCACTCCAGAAGGTGGCACGGGGGTCACAATCGCCTATATTAAGTAG
- a CDS encoding transposase family protein, giving the protein MNLIGQLQQVPDYRHLRGRRHELWLVLLLILLGAMTGYWGYRPLEDFTRVHRHSLIELLDLDRTSKFPSYSTFRRVLKTVDFQPLTDLILYLGSRFCSTDAWRTAGN; this is encoded by the coding sequence ATGAATCTGATCGGACAATTGCAGCAAGTCCCAGACTACCGTCACCTTCGGGGAAGAAGACATGAATTATGGTTGGTATTGTTGCTGATATTATTGGGAGCAATGACCGGGTATTGGGGCTACCGACCACTGGAAGACTTTACCCGTGTTCACAGACACAGCTTGATAGAACTTTTAGACCTGGATAGGACGAGCAAGTTTCCCTCGTACTCAACGTTCCGACGAGTCCTCAAAACAGTAGATTTTCAGCCTTTAACAGACTTAATTCTTTACTTGGGCAGCCGCTTTTGTTCCACCGATGCCTGGAGAACGGCTGGCAATTGA
- a CDS encoding flotillin domain-containing protein: protein MLFWLTFIQSLPIATTSELSEQQWQTEASLPKNESTLIAQTLPAPIQPTIAQLGSGIVFPGIIGALVLLLLFSIWAYTRVYVVTPNNEAFVRTGGVFIKSKSVILYGGCVVLPGFHQLTRVPLREISIDVERTGKLAVRTQDYLRANMRVTFYVCINADEQDVLTAAARLSRAGKITPEDIKDALEKRADDAIRAAAKNKSLAEIDSDKIGFADAVLNLVQQDLKKVGLTLNNIAISEIEESDTYDTNNFFDAQGVRLRTETIQRSIQQKREVELTTQVTIEQKELDAQKRSLQIEQEKENAKQEQQLQVEALKAQKQREIQESKDREAATVQRTKILQLKSVEEEEIRKKLGVQQSQIEADISLEERNKQLKVAQALQKQEAEVAEITRQRIIQEEEINKKLAVQQSQIEADISLEERNKQLKVAQTLQKQEAEMAEIIRLQTVESSKLQAQVQVAESEKLSRIAQEEVAIAVANKKRESFVAEAQQARAEASVTTASAIEKAERDKQLSIIAAEREAQEKSISDRNVVEIDAFRRRRQAEIAQQAAELEAEAIRTLADANRDKALAEAEGIQAQISAQNTISDANLTAKIITTIWPDLADKLPEIVKALAPQPGVIGDARIYSFPGANGSNGNGAGDINKMLLSTSGLALINTLLEDGKLGSLIGQVSNLVRSNNGSIPPEALTAMISSVEKPSQNNNQDGMQIS, encoded by the coding sequence ATGCTATTTTGGCTTACCTTCATCCAATCATTACCAATTGCTACCACATCTGAACTCTCGGAGCAACAATGGCAAACCGAGGCGAGTTTACCCAAAAATGAGTCTACTTTAATCGCTCAAACCCTTCCTGCCCCGATACAACCAACGATTGCCCAACTGGGAAGCGGGATTGTCTTCCCAGGAATTATTGGGGCTTTAGTTTTATTACTGCTATTTAGCATTTGGGCGTATACGCGAGTTTATGTTGTTACACCCAACAACGAAGCTTTTGTGAGAACAGGCGGCGTTTTCATTAAAAGTAAATCCGTCATTCTCTATGGCGGTTGCGTTGTCTTACCTGGCTTTCATCAGCTTACCCGCGTCCCTTTGCGAGAAATTTCGATTGACGTTGAGCGCACCGGGAAGCTGGCTGTTCGTACCCAAGATTACCTCCGGGCAAATATGCGGGTAACATTCTATGTCTGCATTAATGCCGACGAACAAGATGTTTTAACAGCGGCGGCTAGGCTGTCTAGAGCAGGAAAAATTACGCCGGAAGATATTAAAGATGCCCTAGAAAAACGGGCGGACGATGCGATTCGGGCAGCAGCAAAAAATAAGAGTCTAGCCGAAATTGATTCAGACAAGATTGGGTTTGCTGATGCTGTTTTAAACCTGGTTCAGCAAGATTTGAAGAAAGTCGGTTTGACGCTGAACAATATTGCCATTTCAGAAATAGAAGAAAGCGATACCTACGATACGAATAACTTCTTCGATGCTCAAGGCGTGCGACTGCGGACTGAAACAATTCAACGCTCGATTCAACAAAAACGAGAAGTTGAATTAACGACTCAAGTTACCATTGAGCAGAAAGAACTGGATGCCCAAAAGCGATCGCTCCAAATCGAGCAAGAAAAAGAAAACGCCAAACAAGAGCAACAGTTACAAGTAGAAGCACTCAAAGCTCAAAAACAGCGGGAAATACAAGAATCGAAAGACAGAGAAGCTGCAACCGTGCAGCGTACCAAGATTTTGCAGCTTAAATCCGTTGAAGAAGAAGAAATTCGCAAGAAATTGGGGGTGCAACAAAGCCAAATTGAGGCAGATATTTCCCTAGAGGAACGCAATAAACAACTCAAGGTGGCGCAAGCACTGCAAAAACAAGAAGCGGAAGTTGCGGAAATAACCCGTCAACGCATCATTCAGGAGGAAGAAATTAACAAAAAACTGGCAGTACAACAAAGCCAAATTGAGGCGGATATTTCCCTAGAGGAACGCAATAAACAACTCAAAGTGGCGCAAACACTGCAAAAACAAGAAGCAGAAATGGCGGAAATTATTCGTCTACAGACAGTAGAATCCTCGAAATTGCAAGCGCAAGTGCAGGTAGCGGAGTCTGAAAAACTGTCAAGAATTGCCCAAGAAGAGGTAGCGATCGCAGTCGCCAACAAAAAACGCGAAAGCTTTGTCGCCGAAGCACAACAAGCGAGAGCAGAGGCATCTGTAACGACTGCAAGCGCGATTGAAAAAGCCGAACGGGATAAACAGCTTTCAATTATTGCCGCCGAACGAGAAGCCCAAGAGAAGAGTATTAGCGATCGCAACGTTGTCGAAATTGATGCGTTCCGACGCAGACGACAAGCAGAAATCGCCCAACAAGCAGCGGAACTAGAAGCCGAAGCAATTCGCACCCTAGCCGATGCCAACCGCGACAAAGCTTTAGCCGAAGCTGAAGGGATTCAAGCCCAAATTTCTGCCCAAAATACAATTAGCGACGCTAACCTCACTGCCAAGATTATCACCACAATTTGGCCCGATCTAGCCGATAAACTACCAGAAATTGTTAAGGCACTGGCACCTCAACCAGGAGTTATCGGCGATGCCCGAATTTACTCCTTCCCCGGCGCAAATGGCAGCAACGGCAACGGTGCCGGTGACATTAACAAAATGTTACTATCCACCAGCGGTTTAGCCTTAATTAACACCTTGCTTGAAGATGGCAAATTAGGCTCATTAATTGGTCAAGTTAGTAATTTGGTTCGCAGCAACAACGGCAGCATTCCGCCAGAAGCTCTCACTGCCATGATTTCCTCAGTAGAAAAGCCAAGCCAAAATAACAACCAAGACGGTATGCAAATTAGTTAA
- a CDS encoding ISAs1 family transposase: protein MDYLIGLKDNQPTLYKMAQRQSQRDIPLSSATTVEDIHSRQVQRECKVFAVPQQLQQTWTGIKTFVVIEREGKRDGQPFHERQFYICSQSLSAQHLLADTVGHWGIENRLHWVKDVTFSEDFPPRRGGNAPVNWAILHTFFITMARYLGFRTIPQAQRTLANQLHRVFSLLV from the coding sequence ATTGACTACCTGATTGGATTAAAAGACAATCAACCCACCCTATATAAAATGGCTCAACGCCAATCACAACGAGATATCCCACTCAGTAGTGCTACAACTGTAGAAGATATTCATTCTCGACAAGTGCAACGCGAGTGCAAGGTTTTCGCCGTTCCCCAACAACTACAGCAAACATGGACTGGAATTAAAACCTTTGTCGTTATTGAACGAGAGGGCAAACGTGATGGTCAGCCATTTCACGAGCGTCAGTTCTATATTTGTAGCCAGTCTTTATCTGCCCAACACTTGCTTGCCGACACCGTCGGACATTGGGGAATTGAAAACCGACTGCATTGGGTGAAAGACGTGACTTTCTCGGAAGATTTTCCACCCCGACGTGGTGGCAATGCTCCGGTTAACTGGGCGATTTTACACACCTTTTTCATCACGATGGCCAGATATCTCGGTTTCCGAACGATTCCACAGGCACAACGCACTCTAGCCAACCAACTCCACCGTGTTTTTTCTCTCCTTGTATGA
- the trxA gene encoding thioredoxin yields the protein MSSAAQVTDASFKQEVLDSEVPVLVDFWAPWCGPCRMVAPVVDEIAQQYDGQVKVVKLNTDENPNVASQYGIRSIPTLMIFKGGQRVDMVVGAVPKTTLANTLEKYL from the coding sequence ATGTCATCAGCCGCACAAGTTACAGACGCTTCGTTTAAACAAGAAGTACTTGACAGTGAAGTTCCCGTTCTAGTAGATTTCTGGGCACCCTGGTGCGGACCTTGCCGGATGGTTGCGCCTGTGGTGGATGAAATTGCCCAGCAGTACGACGGTCAAGTAAAAGTAGTCAAACTCAATACCGATGAAAACCCTAACGTTGCCAGCCAGTATGGGATTCGCAGCATTCCCACGCTCATGATTTTTAAAGGCGGTCAACGGGTGGATATGGTGGTGGGAGCGGTTCCCAAAACCACTTTGGCAAATACTTTGGAAAAGTATCTCTAA
- a CDS encoding GuaB3 family IMP dehydrogenase-related protein has product MDIQIGRGKTARRAYGIDEIALVPGNRTLDPSLADTRWRIGGIEREIPIIASAMDGVVDVRMAVLLSQLGALGVLNLEGIQTRYENPEPILDRIASVGKEEFVALMQELYAEPVKEELIERRIQEIKQQGGIAAVSATPAGATKYGAAVAKAGADLFFVQATVVSTAHLSPESVTPLDLAHFCQEMPIPVILGNCVTYDVTLNLMKAGAAGVLVGIGPGAACTSRGVLGVGIPQATAVADCAAARDDYFHETGNYVPVIADGGLITGGDICKSLACGADGVMIGSPFARAKEAPGRGYHWGMATPSPVLPRGTRIRVGTTGTCEQILRGPAGLDDGTHNLLGALRTSMGTLGAKDIKEMQQVEVVIAPSLLTEGKVYQKAQQLGMGK; this is encoded by the coding sequence GTGGACATTCAAATTGGGCGGGGTAAGACAGCTCGCCGAGCTTATGGCATCGATGAAATCGCGCTAGTGCCTGGAAATCGGACACTAGACCCCAGTTTGGCAGATACCCGCTGGCGCATCGGCGGCATCGAGCGAGAAATACCGATTATTGCCAGTGCGATGGATGGGGTAGTAGATGTCCGCATGGCAGTTTTACTCTCTCAACTGGGGGCATTAGGCGTCCTCAACTTAGAAGGAATTCAAACTCGCTATGAAAACCCAGAGCCGATTTTAGATCGCATCGCCTCTGTGGGCAAAGAAGAGTTTGTCGCGCTGATGCAAGAACTCTATGCAGAACCCGTTAAGGAAGAATTAATCGAACGACGGATTCAAGAAATTAAGCAACAAGGCGGCATCGCAGCCGTCAGCGCCACACCAGCGGGAGCGACAAAGTACGGCGCAGCGGTGGCAAAAGCGGGTGCAGACTTGTTCTTTGTGCAAGCGACGGTGGTTTCCACCGCTCACCTCTCGCCTGAGTCAGTGACCCCCCTGGATTTGGCTCACTTCTGTCAAGAAATGCCCATCCCGGTCATTTTAGGGAACTGCGTCACCTACGACGTGACGCTGAACTTAATGAAGGCGGGTGCGGCTGGCGTGCTGGTGGGGATTGGTCCCGGTGCCGCTTGTACCTCTCGCGGCGTTTTGGGAGTAGGGATTCCCCAAGCAACCGCGGTTGCCGACTGTGCAGCCGCTCGCGATGACTATTTCCACGAAACCGGCAACTATGTCCCCGTGATTGCCGATGGCGGTTTAATCACTGGCGGCGATATCTGCAAGTCGCTTGCCTGCGGTGCTGACGGCGTGATGATTGGTTCTCCGTTTGCCAGAGCCAAAGAAGCACCCGGACGGGGGTATCATTGGGGGATGGCAACACCTAGCCCCGTTCTCCCTCGTGGTACACGCATTCGCGTCGGCACGACGGGAACGTGCGAACAAATCCTGCGCGGCCCCGCTGGTCTGGATGATGGCACCCATAACCTGCTGGGAGCCTTGAGAACCAGTATGGGCACGCTGGGAGCCAAAGATATCAAGGAGATGCAGCAAGTTGAAGTCGTTATCGCACCCTCTTTGCTGACCGAAGGGAAGGTCTACCAGAAAGCACAGCAGTTGGGAATGGGTAAATAA
- a CDS encoding DUF4335 domain-containing protein produces the protein MVLRRFTPPTCTLEIQAKDSPLSRWAGQPVLKHLRFELSFDDPRQPEDRRVTIRGNRAQLESLCEAVSVYVQDFLQQSPRSQPVAHQMPVGEPMMAAAAPAQAATILSPPESSTPQTFVPYIQPRGLLSHDLFLGHLATEETGPVVTLSALQLFDLATALDEYNAELVALPPLKRTQWLKNPPIWTRTAAIFLLGVGITAATLKLMQPSPTIISSAPAPTPLPSTPAPVPGTEVLPVPTTPPTTGVPTPPALSSPSPTPTGSPSSILLSPAPVTTPTPFSARSPGVVVVPRNPPGNSNPVFSNLPPIQQRSAPEGRAIFQPPPPSNFPPIPKPPAEQPKSAIRNNLPFEPIPSSGGVSAPRIGQSAPAPGSIASSSEGANQSASPNAPGIPAAPPPLPNLPSLASLPAESSAANNSDLSPGATRGSVAPPAAKRGSESGSDRAQNDRLFDTIPQVAQVRDYFQQQWKPPADLTQPLQYYLRLNPDGSIERIRPLGEASVKYIDRTGMPVPGKPFVSPIEGERNAHIRVVLSPDGKVETFQEP, from the coding sequence ATGGTTTTGCGACGCTTTACACCCCCCACCTGCACGTTGGAAATCCAGGCGAAAGATTCGCCCCTGTCTCGCTGGGCAGGACAACCCGTGCTGAAGCATCTACGATTTGAGCTAAGCTTTGACGATCCGCGACAGCCAGAAGATCGACGAGTGACGATCCGCGGAAATCGCGCTCAATTAGAAAGCCTTTGCGAAGCTGTTAGCGTTTACGTGCAGGACTTCCTTCAGCAATCCCCGCGATCGCAGCCGGTGGCGCATCAAATGCCCGTAGGCGAGCCGATGATGGCTGCTGCTGCCCCCGCCCAAGCGGCAACCATTCTTTCGCCGCCTGAATCCTCCACTCCTCAAACCTTTGTCCCTTATATACAACCGAGGGGACTTTTGTCCCACGACCTATTTTTGGGGCATTTGGCGACGGAAGAAACGGGACCTGTGGTAACGCTGAGTGCGCTGCAACTGTTCGACTTAGCCACGGCTTTGGATGAATACAATGCTGAATTGGTGGCATTGCCTCCCCTCAAACGCACCCAGTGGTTGAAAAATCCACCCATCTGGACTCGAACGGCAGCCATCTTTCTGTTGGGGGTGGGGATAACAGCAGCCACGCTGAAGCTAATGCAGCCTAGTCCCACTATCATCTCCTCTGCACCGGCACCCACACCATTACCCAGTACCCCGGCACCAGTGCCCGGTACCGAGGTGTTGCCGGTTCCGACAACACCGCCAACAACGGGAGTGCCGACGCCTCCTGCTTTGTCTTCCCCATCGCCGACTCCGACGGGGTCTCCTTCGTCAATTTTGTTATCTCCGGCTCCTGTGACCACGCCGACACCTTTCAGTGCTAGAAGCCCAGGAGTCGTCGTTGTTCCTCGGAATCCGCCTGGAAATTCCAACCCCGTTTTCAGCAATCTGCCCCCGATTCAACAACGTTCTGCCCCAGAGGGAAGAGCCATTTTCCAGCCCCCTCCTCCCAGTAACTTCCCGCCCATCCCCAAACCCCCGGCTGAACAGCCAAAATCGGCGATTCGCAATAATCTCCCGTTCGAGCCGATCCCCAGTAGCGGTGGGGTGAGTGCGCCCCGAATCGGGCAATCAGCTCCTGCTCCTGGTTCCATCGCCTCAAGTTCTGAGGGTGCAAACCAGTCTGCATCCCCCAATGCCCCCGGCATTCCTGCCGCGCCTCCCCCGCTTCCCAATCTGCCGTCGCTTGCCAGCCTTCCTGCGGAAAGCTCGGCTGCAAATAACAGCGATCTGAGTCCCGGTGCGACTCGCGGCAGCGTTGCCCCACCGGCAGCGAAACGCGGCAGCGAATCTGGAAGCGATCGCGCCCAGAATGACCGGCTATTTGACACGATTCCTCAAGTCGCACAAGTGCGGGACTATTTCCAACAGCAATGGAAACCGCCCGCCGATCTGACACAGCCGCTGCAATACTATCTCCGGCTGAATCCGGATGGCTCCATCGAACGCATTCGCCCCTTAGGAGAAGCGTCAGTCAAGTATATTGACCGTACCGGGATGCCAGTACCGGGGAAACCGTTTGTTTCTCCCATCGAAGGTGAGCGTAACGCCCACATCCGGGTAGTTCTTAGCCCTGATGGCAAAGTGGAAACGTTTCAGGAACCTTAA
- a CDS encoding Uma2 family endonuclease — protein sequence MISSIIESTEAKVSESTHISLEEWMQSPPDNTEWVDGQLIEKKGITAKTGRIQSRLSFYWRSYIISNGQGGEVYTETSCRTVGRGRCPDVSYLIPELVVQFGEFTVLPQSFSLIAEIISPTDDAEEVFTKVNEYLQSGCQEVWLVLPESKWIVVITQEQRFLFTTGEVVSTQKVLQGFNVAVDELLA from the coding sequence ATGATAAGTTCAATCATTGAATCAACCGAGGCAAAAGTTAGCGAATCTACCCACATTTCTCTAGAGGAATGGATGCAAAGTCCACCTGATAATACAGAATGGGTGGATGGGCAATTAATAGAGAAAAAGGGCATAACAGCAAAGACTGGGCGGATTCAATCAAGACTCTCTTTTTACTGGAGAAGTTACATAATTTCCAACGGACAAGGCGGAGAAGTTTACACAGAAACATCTTGCCGTACTGTAGGACGAGGGCGTTGTCCTGATGTCTCCTACCTGATACCAGAACTTGTCGTACAATTTGGCGAATTTACCGTACTCCCCCAGAGTTTCTCGCTAATTGCTGAAATAATCTCTCCTACTGATGATGCTGAAGAAGTATTTACGAAGGTAAATGAATATCTACAATCCGGTTGTCAAGAAGTCTGGCTAGTATTACCTGAAAGTAAGTGGATTGTCGTAATTACTCAAGAGCAAAGATTTTTATTTACCACGGGTGAAGTGGTTAGCACTCAAAAGGTTTTACAAGGTTTTAACGTGGCGGTTGATGAATTATTGGCTTGA